One region of Oreochromis aureus strain Israel breed Guangdong linkage group 19, ZZ_aureus, whole genome shotgun sequence genomic DNA includes:
- the ktn1 gene encoding kinectin isoform X3 — translation MAVDIYDSQYLLILAPSLVIALMFLFFWLFMKETSYDEVLAKQKRDLKLPPSKPDPRKKNEKKKSKKKESSSGGSGGGTGGGGESEEDLRDFDVAEGANSSTVEVEEETVSAATPDPAPPTPTPYVPVSVSPEAPAGLRERKKKEKKAAKAAAAAAAAAAATVSPSEEPEVNGSKPVSRKTEAPLAASKQSSTPSPKHEVQVQIQAVQAPVQAQTPPQISGKKKEKKKQKVESADEQHTEVKVEQAPATVKKEAPIVAETKALDGATQSVTSGKKKNSAKKQKTDHDSAASANHQAAHNDDAPSKGSGKKQKNETDKENTEVKLKELLSGLSSLALSDAEAVSVMALLREKSPNAVDAWHKSSTRPDPTAQEREKLLTTLQEEASIAKDKVKQLSQELQVEKQKTNRVESVMREQRAAMEKELGSMQGKAQGTYQELQTMQIKFQQVREQLEGQISRLQQENGILRDAVSSATNQMESKNSAELNKLRSEYAGLMKELSDSNSKLQQEEHQRKSLEVSYKQNVSQLEAQLQDAKRRWEELQNFIHSVNAERDKFQTSKQELHNQLLAVEAEMSNKNKEIQTLHSSLTEAVVSKDRLEQKVRELMEMSKHSMQDDSLQARVQELMNENKSLQVQISTQATHVSHIEELQKLLAEKELQRKSLEDSLNAERSSGASRETNMQALHNENMSLKAEIQNLQAQISDQTASQLALDQFQKSVREKEENMKTVEGLLEKGLIEVANKEEELKTAREENGSLKQEIEDLKKKMDKQVSSELMVEELQSKIQEKETKLKMVEESLQAVQDSSSAREKTVEALEQQLAALQAEIEQLRQKETAEVLTSSATQLQELQAQLVGKDQEIQTLQSELEARTKELSEKIQQVQQQQSHTVVPSPELLTALSEKEKQVSDLQAELAELRDTVNLQRKKNDELREKNWSAMEALSATESMLQGKLSKAVKENQTVLAVCQAECRDVLHRLLPHVPLPSEQNHQEWLQRFERAAGENSAPQSSPGSGDSEELAEKLKEAEETQRVLQKDCETYKKVLAETEGILQRLQNSVEQEESRWRVKLELSQAELGQMSQKVAALEQEVERLTDEAELENLRREKQHLESELERAERESATYVTEVRELKDLLTELQTRLDGSYTEAIRQNEELTLLKTQLTETLSKLEAEESERQKVAGDLYKAQQSVDLIQGELSKVTDNADDLIENSSLSSQREEIDRKEKLTAGLGQTVTELQQLLQTISRQLTKRQEGEADKDLPKV, via the exons ATGGCGGTGGATATCTACGACTCTCAGTACCTGCTCATCCTGGCCCCTTCACTGGTCATCGCCCTCATGTTTCTCTTCTTCTGGCTCTTCATGAAAGAAACCTCCTACGATGAGGTGTTGGCCAAGCAGAAGCGTGACCTCAAGTTGCCACCAAGCAAGCCAGACCCCCgtaaaaagaatgaaaagaagaagagcaaGAAGAAGGAGAGCTCCAGTGGGGGAAGCGGCGGAGGAACCGGAGGTGGGGGGGAGTCAGAGGAGGATTTGCGGGATTTTGATGTGGCTGAAGGTGCTAACAGCTCTACTGTGGAGGTAGAGGAGGAAACTGTGTCAGCTGCTACCCCTGATCCTGCTCCACCTACACCCACTCCGTATGTGCCTGTTTCGGTGTCACCAGAGGCTCCTGCtggtctgagagagagaaagaagaaggagaagaaggctgccaaagctgctgctgctgctgctgccgccgccgccgccacaGTTTCTCCCTCTGAGGAGCCAGAAGTGAACGGCTCCAAGCCAGTCAGCCGCAAGACAGAGGCACCTTTGGCTGCAAGCAAACAGTCCAGCACACCCTCACCGAAACATGAGGTTCAGGTCCAGATCCAAGCTGTTCAGGCTCCCGTTCAAGCTCAGACACCTCCCCAGATTTctgggaaaaagaaggaaaagaagaaacaaaaagtgGAGTCTG CAGATGAGCAGCATACAGAGGTTAAAGTGGAGCAGGCCCCAGCTACTGTCAAGAAAGAAGCTCCTATTGTGGCTGAAACCAAAGCTTTAGATGGTGCAACTCAAAGCGTGACCAGTGGGAAAAAGAAGAATTCTGCTAAGAAGCAGAAAACTGATCACG actcagcagcttctgctaaccACCAGGCAGCCCATAATGATGACGCACCATCCAAAGGGTCTGGCAAGAAGCAGAAAAACGAGACTGATAAGG AGAACACAGAGGTGaaactgaaggagctgctctcCGGTCTGTCCAGCCTGGCTCTGTCAGATGCAGAGGCCGTCAGTGTGATGGCTCTGCTGCGAGAGAAGAGTCCTAATGCCGTGGACGCCTGGCATAAG TCCTCAACTAGGCCTGACCCGACTGCCCAGGAAAGGGAGAAGCTTCTGACAACTCTGCAGGAGGAGGCCTCCATTGCCAAAGACAAAGTGAAACAGCTCAGTCAG GAGCTGCAGGTTGAGAAGCAGAAGACAAACAGGGTAGAATCAGTGATGAGGGAGCAACGCGCAGCCATGGAGAAAGAACTGGGCAGTATGCAGGGCAAAGCACAGGGCACCTACCAAGAGCTCCAGACAATGCAAATAAAG TTTCAGCAGGTGAGGGAGCAGCTGGAAGGCCAGATCAGTCGACTGCAGCAAGAGAACGGCATCCTGAGGGACGCAGTCAGCTCCGCCACCAACCAGATGGAGAGCAA GAATTCGGCCGAACTAAACAAGTTGCGTTCCGAGTATGCCGGCCTGATGAAAGAGCTATCAGACAGCAACAGCAAGCTGCAGCAGGAGGAGCACCAGAGGAAGTCACTGGAGGTCAGCTACAAGCAGAACGTGTCCCAGCTGGAG GCACAGCTGCAGGATGCTAAGCGGCGCTGGGAGGAGCTGCAAAACTTCATCCACAGTGTCAATGCTGAAAGAGACAAATTTCAGACCTCCAAACAAG AGCTCCACAATCAGCTGCTGGCAGTTGAGGCTGAGATGAGCAACAAGAACAAGGAGATCCAGACACTACACAGCAGCCTGACTGAAGCTGTGGTCTCCAAGGACCGGCTGGAACAGAAAGTGAGGGAGCTGATGGAAATGTCCAAGCACAGTATGCAGGACGACTCGCTCCAGGCCCGGGTTCAG GAACTTATGAATGAGAACAAAAGTCTTCAGGtccagatctctacgcag GCCACTCATGTCTCCCACATTGAGGAGCTGCAAAAGCT TCTGGCTGAAAAGGAGCTGCAGCGAAAAAGTCTGGAGGATTCTCTAAATGCTGAGAGGAGCAGTGGGGCTAGTAGAGAAACTAACATGCAG GCCTTGCACAATGAGAACATGTCACTGAAGGCAGAGATTCAGAATCTGCAGGCACAGATTTCTGATCAG ACTGCATCCCAGCTGGCTTTGGACCAGTTCCAGAAGAG TGTCCGGGAGAAGgaggaaaacatgaaaactgtAGAGGGCCTGTTGGAGAAAGGGTTGATTGAGGTGGCCAACAAAGAGGAGGAACTTAAG ACTGCAAGGGAAGAGAATGGGTCACTTAAACAAGAAATTGAGGACCTTAAGAAAAAGATGGATAAACAG GTGTCTTCAGAGCTGATGGTGGAAGAACTCCAGAGCAA GATCcaagaaaaggaaacaaagcTGAAAATGGTGGAGGAGAGTCTACAGGCAGTGCAAGACAGCAGCTCGGCCAGAGAGAAGACGGTTGAG GCTCTGGAGCAGCAGTTGGCTGCCTTGCAGGCAGAGATAGAGCAGCTGAGACAGAAGGAGACAGCAGAAGTGCTGACCAGCTCTGCTACTCAGCTCCAAGAACTCCAGGCTCA GCTGGTGGGAAAGGACCAGGAGATCCAGACACTACAGAGTGAGCTGGAGGCAAGGACGAAGGAGCTAAGCGAGAAGATTCAGCAGGTACAGCAACAG CAGTCCCACACGGTAGTGCCAAGCCCAGAGCTCCTTACAGC GTTGTCAGAGAAGGAGAAACAGGTCTCCGATCTGCAGGCTGAGCTGGCTGAGCTGAGGGACACCGTAAACCTTCAAAGGAAGAAGAACGAT GAGCTTCGGGAGAAAAACTGGAGTGCAATGGAAGCTCTGTCAGCCACCGAGTCCATGCTTCAAGGGAAACTCAGCAAAGCTGTCAAG GAGAACCAAACAGTGCTGGCTGTATGTCAGGCTGAGTGCCGAGATGTTCTACACAGACTTCTGCCACATGTGCCTCTGCCTTCTGAACAG AACCATCAAGAATGGCTCCAAAGATTTGAAAGGGCAGCAGGTGAAAACTCAGCTCCACAATCCAGCCCTGGATCAGGAGACTCTGAG GAACTGGCTGAGAAACTGAAAGAAGCTGAGGAAACTCAAAGGGTTCTACAGAAAGACTGTGAGACGTACAAGAAGGTTTTGGCAGAGACA GAGGGCATCCTGCAGCGCCTCCAGAACAGTGTGGAGCAGGAGGAGTCTCGCTGGAGGGTGAAGCTGGAGCTATCGCAAGCAGAGCTCGGACAG ATGAGCCAGAAAGTCGCAGCTTTGGAGCAAGAGGTTGAGAGACTAACTGATGAAGCAGAGTTGGAAAAT CTGAGAAGAGAAAAACAGCACTTGGAGTCTGAGCTGGAGAGGGCGGAGCGTGAGAGTGCCACTTATGTGACAGAAGTCAGAGAG cttaaAGATCTGTTGACTGAATTGCAGACCAGACTTGATGGCTCATATACAGAGGCTATCAGACAGAATGAGGAGCTGACTTTG CTGAAAACCCAGCTCACTGAGACGCTGTCGAAGCTGGAGGCAGAAGAAAGCGAGAGGCAAAAGGTGGCTGGTGACCTGTATAAG GCCCAACAATCTGTTGATCTGATCCAAGGGGAGCTCTCAAAAGTGACAGACAATGCTGATGACCTGATCGAGAACAGCAGTCTGTCATCACAAAGA GAGGAGATTGACAGAAAGGAGAAATTGACTGCAGGATTGGGTCAGACAGTCACAGAACTGCAACAGCTCCTACAAACTATCAGCCGGCAACTCACTAAGAGACAGGAGGGG GAGGCTGATAAAGATCTGCCCAAGGTATAG
- the ktn1 gene encoding kinectin isoform X2 — protein MAVDIYDSQYLLILAPSLVIALMFLFFWLFMKETSYDEVLAKQKRDLKLPPSKPDPRKKNEKKKSKKKESSSGGSGGGTGGGGESEEDLRDFDVAEGANSSTVEVEEETVSAATPDPAPPTPTPYVPVSVSPEAPAGLRERKKKEKKAAKAAAAAAAAAAATVSPSEEPEVNGSKPVSRKTEAPLAASKQSSTPSPKHEVQVQIQAVQAPVQAQTPPQISGKKKEKKKQKVESDEQHTEVKVEQAPATVKKEAPIVAETKALDGATQSVTSGKKKNSAKKQKTDHVDEAHILPDSAASANHQAAHNDDAPSKGSGKKQKNETDKENTEVKLKELLSGLSSLALSDAEAVSVMALLREKSPNAVDAWHKSSTRPDPTAQEREKLLTTLQEEASIAKDKVKQLSQELQVEKQKTNRVESVMREQRAAMEKELGSMQGKAQGTYQELQTMQIKFQQVREQLEGQISRLQQENGILRDAVSSATNQMESKNSAELNKLRSEYAGLMKELSDSNSKLQQEEHQRKSLEVSYKQNVSQLEAQLQDAKRRWEELQNFIHSVNAERDKFQTSKQELHNQLLAVEAEMSNKNKEIQTLHSSLTEAVVSKDRLEQKVRELMEMSKHSMQDDSLQARVQELMNENKSLQVQISTQATHVSHIEELQKLLAEKELQRKSLEDSLNAERSSGASRETNMQALHNENMSLKAEIQNLQAQISDQTASQLALDQFQKSVREKEENMKTVEGLLEKGLIEVANKEEELKTAREENGSLKQEIEDLKKKMDKQVSSELMVEELQSKIQEKETKLKMVEESLQAVQDSSSAREKTVEALEQQLAALQAEIEQLRQKETAEVLTSSATQLQELQAQLVGKDQEIQTLQSELEARTKELSEKIQQVQQQQSHTVVPSPELLTALSEKEKQVSDLQAELAELRDTVNLQRKKNDELREKNWSAMEALSATESMLQGKLSKAVKENQTVLAVCQAECRDVLHRLLPHVPLPSEQNHQEWLQRFERAAGENSAPQSSPGSGDSEELAEKLKEAEETQRVLQKDCETYKKVLAETEGILQRLQNSVEQEESRWRVKLELSQAELGQMSQKVAALEQEVERLTDEAELENLRREKQHLESELERAERESATYVTEVRELKDLLTELQTRLDGSYTEAIRQNEELTLLKTQLTETLSKLEAEESERQKVAGDLYKAQQSVDLIQGELSKVTDNADDLIENSSLSSQREEIDRKEKLTAGLGQTVTELQQLLQTISRQLTKRQEGEADKDLPKV, from the exons ATGGCGGTGGATATCTACGACTCTCAGTACCTGCTCATCCTGGCCCCTTCACTGGTCATCGCCCTCATGTTTCTCTTCTTCTGGCTCTTCATGAAAGAAACCTCCTACGATGAGGTGTTGGCCAAGCAGAAGCGTGACCTCAAGTTGCCACCAAGCAAGCCAGACCCCCgtaaaaagaatgaaaagaagaagagcaaGAAGAAGGAGAGCTCCAGTGGGGGAAGCGGCGGAGGAACCGGAGGTGGGGGGGAGTCAGAGGAGGATTTGCGGGATTTTGATGTGGCTGAAGGTGCTAACAGCTCTACTGTGGAGGTAGAGGAGGAAACTGTGTCAGCTGCTACCCCTGATCCTGCTCCACCTACACCCACTCCGTATGTGCCTGTTTCGGTGTCACCAGAGGCTCCTGCtggtctgagagagagaaagaagaaggagaagaaggctgccaaagctgctgctgctgctgctgccgccgccgccgccacaGTTTCTCCCTCTGAGGAGCCAGAAGTGAACGGCTCCAAGCCAGTCAGCCGCAAGACAGAGGCACCTTTGGCTGCAAGCAAACAGTCCAGCACACCCTCACCGAAACATGAGGTTCAGGTCCAGATCCAAGCTGTTCAGGCTCCCGTTCAAGCTCAGACACCTCCCCAGATTTctgggaaaaagaaggaaaagaagaaacaaaaagtgGAGTCTG ATGAGCAGCATACAGAGGTTAAAGTGGAGCAGGCCCCAGCTACTGTCAAGAAAGAAGCTCCTATTGTGGCTGAAACCAAAGCTTTAGATGGTGCAACTCAAAGCGTGACCAGTGGGAAAAAGAAGAATTCTGCTAAGAAGCAGAAAACTGATCACG TTGATGAAGCCCATATTTTGCCagactcagcagcttctgctaaccACCAGGCAGCCCATAATGATGACGCACCATCCAAAGGGTCTGGCAAGAAGCAGAAAAACGAGACTGATAAGG AGAACACAGAGGTGaaactgaaggagctgctctcCGGTCTGTCCAGCCTGGCTCTGTCAGATGCAGAGGCCGTCAGTGTGATGGCTCTGCTGCGAGAGAAGAGTCCTAATGCCGTGGACGCCTGGCATAAG TCCTCAACTAGGCCTGACCCGACTGCCCAGGAAAGGGAGAAGCTTCTGACAACTCTGCAGGAGGAGGCCTCCATTGCCAAAGACAAAGTGAAACAGCTCAGTCAG GAGCTGCAGGTTGAGAAGCAGAAGACAAACAGGGTAGAATCAGTGATGAGGGAGCAACGCGCAGCCATGGAGAAAGAACTGGGCAGTATGCAGGGCAAAGCACAGGGCACCTACCAAGAGCTCCAGACAATGCAAATAAAG TTTCAGCAGGTGAGGGAGCAGCTGGAAGGCCAGATCAGTCGACTGCAGCAAGAGAACGGCATCCTGAGGGACGCAGTCAGCTCCGCCACCAACCAGATGGAGAGCAA GAATTCGGCCGAACTAAACAAGTTGCGTTCCGAGTATGCCGGCCTGATGAAAGAGCTATCAGACAGCAACAGCAAGCTGCAGCAGGAGGAGCACCAGAGGAAGTCACTGGAGGTCAGCTACAAGCAGAACGTGTCCCAGCTGGAG GCACAGCTGCAGGATGCTAAGCGGCGCTGGGAGGAGCTGCAAAACTTCATCCACAGTGTCAATGCTGAAAGAGACAAATTTCAGACCTCCAAACAAG AGCTCCACAATCAGCTGCTGGCAGTTGAGGCTGAGATGAGCAACAAGAACAAGGAGATCCAGACACTACACAGCAGCCTGACTGAAGCTGTGGTCTCCAAGGACCGGCTGGAACAGAAAGTGAGGGAGCTGATGGAAATGTCCAAGCACAGTATGCAGGACGACTCGCTCCAGGCCCGGGTTCAG GAACTTATGAATGAGAACAAAAGTCTTCAGGtccagatctctacgcag GCCACTCATGTCTCCCACATTGAGGAGCTGCAAAAGCT TCTGGCTGAAAAGGAGCTGCAGCGAAAAAGTCTGGAGGATTCTCTAAATGCTGAGAGGAGCAGTGGGGCTAGTAGAGAAACTAACATGCAG GCCTTGCACAATGAGAACATGTCACTGAAGGCAGAGATTCAGAATCTGCAGGCACAGATTTCTGATCAG ACTGCATCCCAGCTGGCTTTGGACCAGTTCCAGAAGAG TGTCCGGGAGAAGgaggaaaacatgaaaactgtAGAGGGCCTGTTGGAGAAAGGGTTGATTGAGGTGGCCAACAAAGAGGAGGAACTTAAG ACTGCAAGGGAAGAGAATGGGTCACTTAAACAAGAAATTGAGGACCTTAAGAAAAAGATGGATAAACAG GTGTCTTCAGAGCTGATGGTGGAAGAACTCCAGAGCAA GATCcaagaaaaggaaacaaagcTGAAAATGGTGGAGGAGAGTCTACAGGCAGTGCAAGACAGCAGCTCGGCCAGAGAGAAGACGGTTGAG GCTCTGGAGCAGCAGTTGGCTGCCTTGCAGGCAGAGATAGAGCAGCTGAGACAGAAGGAGACAGCAGAAGTGCTGACCAGCTCTGCTACTCAGCTCCAAGAACTCCAGGCTCA GCTGGTGGGAAAGGACCAGGAGATCCAGACACTACAGAGTGAGCTGGAGGCAAGGACGAAGGAGCTAAGCGAGAAGATTCAGCAGGTACAGCAACAG CAGTCCCACACGGTAGTGCCAAGCCCAGAGCTCCTTACAGC GTTGTCAGAGAAGGAGAAACAGGTCTCCGATCTGCAGGCTGAGCTGGCTGAGCTGAGGGACACCGTAAACCTTCAAAGGAAGAAGAACGAT GAGCTTCGGGAGAAAAACTGGAGTGCAATGGAAGCTCTGTCAGCCACCGAGTCCATGCTTCAAGGGAAACTCAGCAAAGCTGTCAAG GAGAACCAAACAGTGCTGGCTGTATGTCAGGCTGAGTGCCGAGATGTTCTACACAGACTTCTGCCACATGTGCCTCTGCCTTCTGAACAG AACCATCAAGAATGGCTCCAAAGATTTGAAAGGGCAGCAGGTGAAAACTCAGCTCCACAATCCAGCCCTGGATCAGGAGACTCTGAG GAACTGGCTGAGAAACTGAAAGAAGCTGAGGAAACTCAAAGGGTTCTACAGAAAGACTGTGAGACGTACAAGAAGGTTTTGGCAGAGACA GAGGGCATCCTGCAGCGCCTCCAGAACAGTGTGGAGCAGGAGGAGTCTCGCTGGAGGGTGAAGCTGGAGCTATCGCAAGCAGAGCTCGGACAG ATGAGCCAGAAAGTCGCAGCTTTGGAGCAAGAGGTTGAGAGACTAACTGATGAAGCAGAGTTGGAAAAT CTGAGAAGAGAAAAACAGCACTTGGAGTCTGAGCTGGAGAGGGCGGAGCGTGAGAGTGCCACTTATGTGACAGAAGTCAGAGAG cttaaAGATCTGTTGACTGAATTGCAGACCAGACTTGATGGCTCATATACAGAGGCTATCAGACAGAATGAGGAGCTGACTTTG CTGAAAACCCAGCTCACTGAGACGCTGTCGAAGCTGGAGGCAGAAGAAAGCGAGAGGCAAAAGGTGGCTGGTGACCTGTATAAG GCCCAACAATCTGTTGATCTGATCCAAGGGGAGCTCTCAAAAGTGACAGACAATGCTGATGACCTGATCGAGAACAGCAGTCTGTCATCACAAAGA GAGGAGATTGACAGAAAGGAGAAATTGACTGCAGGATTGGGTCAGACAGTCACAGAACTGCAACAGCTCCTACAAACTATCAGCCGGCAACTCACTAAGAGACAGGAGGGG GAGGCTGATAAAGATCTGCCCAAGGTATAG